In Lolium rigidum isolate FL_2022 chromosome 7, APGP_CSIRO_Lrig_0.1, whole genome shotgun sequence, the DNA window ATGTCTGATATTGTTGCAATGCTTGGCAGCGACGACATAACCATACCAGAGCCAAGGCAACCAGCTTACTCCTGTACCGGAGTAGATGCGTCAGTAAACATCAATGTATCATGCACCAGAAATGATATAAGCTTCACTACTATAGATGGTAGATAAATGATCATTTGTTTCATCGGCAAAGTGTGTGACTACTGGTATTGGGTGTTCTTCTGGTGGTAAATAACTAACAGCATGCTGTTTGTATTCATTTGTGGCCCAGAACTTACATACCTCACACGTTTGTCCTGTCACTGCATACTTATTTTCCATTATGGCCCATATTTGCAATTTCGGACTACCAGAATATACAGATACCTGTTCTGAAACTTTATAGCACAAGAACGAGCACACAACCTGCATGATGCTAGGTAGATACATCTACATAGTCTCACTACTATCCACCGTCAGATTGTGATCCACATCATGCTTTGGTTCACACTTTTTATGTCTCTAAACTCCACAACATTGTACTCACCATGAAGAACCAATTCATATTTTGTTTGTAATATTCCATCCATATGCATGTTAAAAATGAAAAGGAATTTCTGATAAAGTGATAGTTGAGTCTAGACCAATATTGGCCTTGACAGTACTGTGAAATTGATTTCACCAAGATGTGAAATGAAGATGTGCTACAATGGATAGTTTCGGTGTAGAATATTCATATATGATTTACATGTATGTGCAAGTTTCAGAAAGACATATTTCCCAAATTGTGCAAATGTGCAAGTTCACACGGGATTGATAAGTATGGCAGCACCTGTGtgtgtaaaactgcaaataagtcCACTGCTTACAGTTGGACCAAATTGAACATCAAAACCCCATTCAAGTAGGACTCTTTCTCTACCCTCCTTTCTAGGAAATGGTGATGTCCCCATCAGTCATCCTGTCAATTCGAAGAGAAATGTCTAACTTAGACCAGTTTAGTCTCAACAGTCATTTCGTGAGAACTTTCAATACCTTTACCGCTTGGTAGACAAAAGAGAAGATGGTATTTGACACTCATCCATTACAGCTTGATTAGTACTTCTGCAACACAGATAGGCCAAAGACCATTGCTCGGTAGTAAACTGGAAGGATGCTGGTGTTATCTCTcttagttctcttctccttctcagCATCTTCGGCAGGCCAGGCAATCTGTAGTGACAATAATGGCGGCATGTACATGCCAAACAATACCTACAAAGACAACCTCATATCCCTCGCCAAGTTACTGTTTGCTAGCGCCGCTGAGGAGCACTCAGCCGTTGGCAGGGCTGGCACAGGACCAGACAAGGTCTACGGTGCAGTGCTTTGTCGGGGCGATTCTGACAGCTCCGACTGTCATAAGCGCCTAACCAAGGCCCTTGATGAAGCAATCAACAGCAAAGCTGGTGACTCTTACTCTCTCCAGAGCAATAAGGATGTGACCTACTACTACGATGAATACCAGGCACAGATAAGCTTCTCCGACAAGGACTTCCTTTCCAGCTTCAGCAACATGCCCAGGTGCACTGTGAATACTAACCTGAATTCTGTGACGGCCACTGTAACCGAGCGTTTCGAAGATCTTGTCACCAAACTGATAGATGCCCTTGCCGATGTTGTGGTGAGTCAAGCAGATAAATATGCAGTCGGCAAGGTGTGGTTTGAGGAGACAGGACAGACAGTGTACGCGATGGCTCAGTGCATACATGACATGCCATATGAGCGCTGTGCGGTGTGCCTAGATGACATGATCTCTCACAGGCAGAGTAACATCAGCGCTGGTCAGATGGGAGCGGCATTTCTTGGGGTCTGGTGCACATTGCGTTATGAGACGGATACACAGTTCTTCACTGCTACCAAGATGCTATCGCTCAATGCGCTCCCAAGAAGTAGGTTTTCCTTGAATGGCTTCCCTGATTTCCTAACGAAATTATCATAATCTCTTGACCACTCTAGTAGTTAGAATTGCCTTTGTCCTATGAAGGCAAGGACTTCTATCAAGTGAGTGTGGACTTTGGGAAGGGCTGGAAAAGGGAAACTTATCCAAACATATGCTGAACTAAATTACTAGGAACCAAGAACCTACACCGCCTTAGTATTTCAGATAGGAATAGACACCTCCCTCCAGCCTTCAGTTTCTTTCTGATATAAGTCTTCTCTGATGTGGACATGATGCTGGGAGACAAAATTTGGCAATAAAGATGACAATTTAGATTTATCTGTTTCTTTCAAACTCATGTCACACCTCATTTAAGAGTTAAGAAGCTTTATCCAGTAGTTGGAAGTGTTCCTTCAGTTATGCTGCATGCAGTCATAGCAAAAACATGAAGTTTCAACAACGCTTTACATAATTTCTCATTGGTTTATCAAAACAGAGTTTCATTGGAAATTTATGTGAATGTACAGGTAAAACACACTTTTTTCGATGGAACAATGCAGTCTTGGTCAGCGTTGGAGGTTTCCTACTAGTACTATTCATTTCTTGCTTGGTATTCCATATATGGATCAACACACAACGACGAAGAGGTATGCATTGTCATCAGTTCAACACTGCATAAGATAATATTTGCCATGCTTAATTTTTCTCCATAGATGTATGAAGAACATACAGTCTCATAACTGTTGTTCTTGCAGAACAAACAGTGTTTAAACTACGACGGCTGTATTTGTCAATACAAGTTGCAATAAATCTTTGGAGGACGGGAGGAGCCAACCCAGAATTTTCACTGTATGATTTCTCCCAGATAAAAGAGGCTACAAATAACTTCTCGGTCGATAACAAACTGGGACACGGTGGCTTCGGTCCTGTATATAAGGTGATTGCATACTTTCATTGTAAATGATATCTgatttttcttaaaaaaatatCTCACTCAAAATCAAAAGTAAACATTCACTTGCTAGACTTCTTTTGTCTGAATATTATCCTTGGTTGTCAATTGTATTACTTATAGTCACCAGTGGAAAAGGAATGCATTCTGCAACTATGCATAATTTAACCTTTTCCCCTTTCGTATAAATTTACGAACATAGTACTCAAACAGTCATACCAATTGTGCATGATGACATATGGACTTGTTTCTGCTTTTCCCGATCTCAGGGCAGATTGAGAA includes these proteins:
- the LOC124675351 gene encoding cysteine-rich receptor-like protein kinase 19, producing the protein MLVLSLLVLFSFSASSAGQAICSDNNGGMYMPNNTYKDNLISLAKLLFASAAEEHSAVGRAGTGPDKVYGAVLCRGDSDSSDCHKRLTKALDEAINSKAGDSYSLQSNKDVTYYYDEYQAQISFSDKDFLSSFSNMPRCTVNTNLNSVTATVTERFEDLVTKLIDALADVVVSQADKYAVGKVWFEETGQTVYAMAQCIHDMPYERCAVCLDDMISHRQSNISAGQMGAAFLGVWCTLRYETDTQFFTATKMLSLNALPRSKTHFFRWNNAVLVSVGGFLLVLFISCLVFHIWINTQRRREQTVFKLRRLYLSIQVAINLWRTGGANPEFSLYDFSQIKEATNNFSVDNKLGHGGFGPVYKGRLRSGLKIAVKRLETCSLQGLLEFQNEIQLIAKLQHKNLVKLLGCCIQGDREKMLVYEYMENKSLDYFIFDMVKGAQLNWSNRLHIIDGTAQGLLYLHNYSRLCVVHRDLKASNILLDSVMNPKISDFGMARIFCSNMAESNTTRIVGTHGYIPPEYAFEGVCSIKTDVFSFGILVLEILTGKRTAHFYQYNGELYNLVAYAWQLWIDGKWGDMIYCPTGNKYHEIERCIHVALLCVQESAEDRPAMERVVTMLSTKNMSLPPPMQPAYFHVNPSEEDVSSCNITISITLER